The following are encoded in a window of Thalassotalea insulae genomic DNA:
- the iscX gene encoding Fe-S cluster assembly protein IscX, whose protein sequence is MGYRWIDSQELALELMEKHPDVDPFKLHFTELREWILALDSFDDDPNHCGERILEAIQLAWMAEMD, encoded by the coding sequence ATGGGATATCGTTGGATAGATTCACAAGAACTGGCATTAGAGTTAATGGAGAAACACCCTGATGTTGACCCGTTTAAGCTGCATTTTACTGAACTACGAGAGTGGATTTTAGCATTAGACAGTTTTGATGATGATCCAAATCATTGCGGTGAACGTATTTTAGAAGCCATTCAGCTGGCCTGGATGGCAGAAATGGATTAA